The genomic interval GCTTTGAAGGACCCAAAAGATAGCATTTGGGGGATCTATGGGGACTTTTATTGGTTTTTCGTTGAAAACGGTACAGCTCCAGGCGTCAGAGGCCAGAAAACACGGAACGCTAAAGGTAATTCCAGAACTGCACGGCGAACCCATCCCGGCAGCAGACCGAGGCCGTTTATTTTCACAACATACAGAATTTTGAAAGAGCGGTTTCACGGGCGCTATCGCCGTGCGATCAACAAGGCAATTAAAGAGGTAATAGGCTGATGCCTTCATACGTTTGGAACTTGCAGAAGGCCATATATGACGCGATTGTCACGGCTGCTGCACCAGAGATTGAAGGGGGTAGGGTTACAGACGAATGGCACGAATCCCCAGAACAATCGTTCTTCCCTTACGTTTTCTTCCAGCCTGAAAATTCCCTACCCAATAATGCTAGTTGTCATCAAGGGTCTACCCGATATTGGGGCATCCATATCTATTCGCGGTCATCCTCAAATTCAGAGTTGAGTTCTATATCTGGCAGGATTTGGGAAGCATTTGATGGCGTCAAACTGTCCGTTTCAGGGCTGGGTACGGCATATGCAACCATTCAAAGCGATACGGACGTAAGCCTAGCGAAAACACGCGGCACAAAAATTGTAATTCAAATCGAATGCAGAGAGGTCTAAAATGGTTAACACCCCAGGCAAAGAGCTGACCATCAAGGTTGGAGATGGCGCAGACCCAGAGGTCTTTTCTCTTATTTGTGATGTGAAGGATAAAACCCTCACCATCAACAACAACCAAATTGACACAACAACACCAAGCTGCACCGACCCGACCGGAAAGCTGATCAGTTCAAGCGAATATGGTGTTCAAACCCTATCCCTGTCTGGCTCCGGGTTAGCGAACGATGGTGCAGTTTTTCAAAGGTTTCATGACGCTTGTTTGAATCAAACAAAGCCGAATATTGAAGTCAATGTACCCAATGTGAAGAAATACACCGGGGCTGCATTCATTGAAAGTCTGGATATTCAAGGGACCTTTGACGATATGGTCACTTTTGATTTTTCCTTGTCGATGACAGGGACAATCACCGTAGGGGATGCTGATTGATGCCTCAGGAAGCAAACAAGATCCGTGGCGAAACGCCTTTGAAGTTTGGCGATGATGAAATCATTATCTCATCCTGTATGGAAAACCTTGCAAAATATGTTGATGTGGTTGGCGATCTGGATTTTGAGCAGGTTTCATCAAAATTGAGGGACATAAAAGAGCATAAATTTGTTGGCTCTGTCCTTCAAGCCCTGTGCATTGATGGCGATGCTAAAAAGGCATGGAGTAATGCCCGTGGGTTTGGCGATTTCAGCCAAGCCTATGCAGGGATAATGACAACAATTTTCCCGCAGGATGATGAGGGAAACTCGGAAGCCGAAGCGGAGGAGAACGACTAAAAACCTTCCCGCTTCGGCAGTGGTTAAAGATGTGCCCTGCAATAGGGTGGACCCCAGATATTTTTTGGAAATCTACGCTTGTCGAATTTCTTGCGGCCTGTGAGGGATATGCGCAGATGAACGGCAATGGTGATCCGTTCGCCAAATGGACCAAAGAAGATATCGAGCGTGTAAAGAGCTATAAAGATGGCAGTTAAAGAAGAAGTTCTCATAACCAAGCTGGAATTGCGTGTAAGAGATGCCGAGCGCAATGCAAAGCGGTTTGAGAAGAAATTTACTGAATCCATGGGGCGTGCTACTGCAAACTCTAAAAAGTTCAACACGTCTATTGCGAATGGGTCTAGCCGTATTCAAGCAGCAACCAAGTCTCACCGCAGGCTTGGGCATGCTGTTCAAAACGCCTCTTACCAGTTCGGTGATTTCTTTGTCCAGATAGCGTCAGGGCAGGATGCTATTAGAGCCATGTCGCAACAGGTTCCGCAGTTGCTGGGCGGCTTTGGTATGATGGGCGCAGTTCTTGGCGGCGTTGCGGCTGGTGCTGGTGCGCTATGGCAAGTAATGTCATCCAGTGACAGCGCCAGCTCATCCTTGGCACACGTCAACAGCCTTTTGGATGAAATGGCAAAGAAATATGATGATGTTGCCATTGCAATGAAGGCGACACAAGAAGCGGCAAAATTTGATCAGGTTATAACCGATACCGACAGGACAGAGGTTTCGGTCAGAAAGCTTGAAAAAGCCTTGGATGATGCGATGCAAAACATCGCAAGAAACATGGAGGCTTGGTCAAGAAACATCGGTGATGTTGATCATCTGCCAAAGGCTTACGCCCCCATTGTAAAGAAGCTCCAAGAGCTTGCCAAAGAGCTTGAAGACGGGAAAATCAGTCTAAGTGAGTATCAGGAAGCATTATCCAAAATCGCTCAAACAAATGCAGATGAAGGGATTTCCAGAGTAGCCCGATCCATGCGTGATGCTGCTGCTGACGCGCTTGCCCTTAAGCGGCGGTTGGATGAAGCAAGTGCTTCATATGCCACTCTCGCCAACAAATCTACATCTGGTACGCCAGAGCAGCGCGAGAAGCTATCAAATATTTACGGAGAAATGGCGGACACAAGATCTGCCCCATCCGTTGAAAAGAAGAACGCATTTTACACGCTTCGTGATCAGAAATTGCGGCAAGATCAAGCCAGAGCAAGCAAGGCTAGTAGATCAGCCAAAGCAACCGCAAATGAAGCACAGCGCAAGGATGACCGGATTAAGCGACGTATTGCGGAATTGAAAATGCAAGGCGAGGCAATCCGGCTTAATGCGACCGAGCAAAAAATTCTGAATGAGCAATTCCGTCTTGGGATAGAGCCGACTTCAGAATATGGGAAAACGATAGAACAAATTATCGCTGCGAATGATAATGCAGAAAAGGCAACAAGATCCCTGGCACATGTTCAAGGCCAATTTCAGAGCGCCGCAATGTCAGCGTTCGGTGAATTTACATCACAAATCAAAACAGGCAATAAAGCTCTGGATTCACTTATTCAGAACCTTATCAATGCAACAGCTCAAGCGGCTCTTTTTGGCAACGGGCCTTTGGCGGGTCTCTTTGGCGGCAAGGGTGGAGGCGGCGGCGGTGGTATGCTTGGCGGACTTCTCTCAAGCTTCGGCGGCTTTTTTGCCAAAGGTGGTACTCTTGGTGCGGGGCAATGGGGGATTGCTGGGGAAAATGGGCCAGAGCCAATCATGGGGCCAGCTAATATCTTACCTAATTCCAGCATGAAAGGCGGCGGATCATCCAGTGTGGTCATTCAATTGGCTGACGGGTTGATTGGTTCCATTATTCAGGAAAACAATCAAAACACGGTGAAAATCGTGCAAGCCTCAGCTGGACCAATCGCTGACAGCGCGGTCGGGAAGGCCAAAAAAGGCATTGCACAAGGTGATTTTGATGGCTCGATGAGTCGTTATGCAGCAAGGCCAGTAACGAGGGCGCGGTAATGGCAATTTTCCCTTCAGATTTACCTTGTCCATTAGACGGTACTGCAAGTATCCAGATTAATGATGGCATTGTTGAAGATAGCGGAGAGATTGGACTGCCGCGCAAACGCAGACGAACAACGCGAGCGCTCAAGGTCTTTTCATTTACTCTTCGGATGACCTATGCGCAGCAACAGACGTGGGCGACATTTTATCAGACCACAATCAATTATGGACTAACGCCCTTTACTTGGGCATATGAGGGCGTCAATTACACGGTTGAATTGGGTTCCGCACCGAGCGTCAAAAGCGTAACTGGCAGCATAAAAGACTATGCTCTGACATTCCGGGAAGTCTGATGCCGACAACAACAAATGCAGACCGCCACAGAGTGAACCTGCACCCACAGGAAGACCCTATCCTCTGTCTGATCGAGTTCTGGGAAGAGGGGTCAGACTATTATGTCAGAGCGGTGGTGGATACGGACGATTACACATATGAGGGTAATGTCTATACCCGCTCTCAGATTGATGTGTTGTTGCCCAAATCATCCGGCCAGCAAAGCAGTGCAGCTCTTGAAGCTAGTAACATAAACAGGGTTCCGGGTCAGTTGGTTCTGTCAGCCGAACGGCGTGTGAATGTTCGCTTCATTGTTGTCAATACAGAGCTGGATACGACACTCATTGACACAAAGACACATTTCTTTGCCCA from Cohaesibacter gelatinilyticus carries:
- a CDS encoding HK97 gp10 family phage protein, with the translated sequence MADGASLNVSKARKKISGLRNLSTSLDAKLDAASQKNSEEFVETARRYTPRDTGNLAQSLVALKDPKDSIWGIYGDFYWFFVENGTAPGVRGQKTRNAKGNSRTARRTHPGSRPRPFIFTTYRILKERFHGRYRRAINKAIKEVIG
- the gp17 gene encoding tail completion protein gp17 — protein: MPSYVWNLQKAIYDAIVTAAAPEIEGGRVTDEWHESPEQSFFPYVFFQPENSLPNNASCHQGSTRYWGIHIYSRSSSNSELSSISGRIWEAFDGVKLSVSGLGTAYATIQSDTDVSLAKTRGTKIVIQIECREV
- a CDS encoding phage tail tube protein; translated protein: MVNTPGKELTIKVGDGADPEVFSLICDVKDKTLTINNNQIDTTTPSCTDPTGKLISSSEYGVQTLSLSGSGLANDGAVFQRFHDACLNQTKPNIEVNVPNVKKYTGAAFIESLDIQGTFDDMVTFDFSLSMTGTITVGDAD
- a CDS encoding phage tail length tape measure family protein; translation: MAVKEEVLITKLELRVRDAERNAKRFEKKFTESMGRATANSKKFNTSIANGSSRIQAATKSHRRLGHAVQNASYQFGDFFVQIASGQDAIRAMSQQVPQLLGGFGMMGAVLGGVAAGAGALWQVMSSSDSASSSLAHVNSLLDEMAKKYDDVAIAMKATQEAAKFDQVITDTDRTEVSVRKLEKALDDAMQNIARNMEAWSRNIGDVDHLPKAYAPIVKKLQELAKELEDGKISLSEYQEALSKIAQTNADEGISRVARSMRDAAADALALKRRLDEASASYATLANKSTSGTPEQREKLSNIYGEMADTRSAPSVEKKNAFYTLRDQKLRQDQARASKASRSAKATANEAQRKDDRIKRRIAELKMQGEAIRLNATEQKILNEQFRLGIEPTSEYGKTIEQIIAANDNAEKATRSLAHVQGQFQSAAMSAFGEFTSQIKTGNKALDSLIQNLINATAQAALFGNGPLAGLFGGKGGGGGGGMLGGLLSSFGGFFAKGGTLGAGQWGIAGENGPEPIMGPANILPNSSMKGGGSSSVVIQLADGLIGSIIQENNQNTVKIVQASAGPIADSAVGKAKKGIAQGDFDGSMSRYAARPVTRAR